The following are encoded in a window of uncultured Pseudomonas sp. genomic DNA:
- a CDS encoding rRNA pseudouridine synthase, whose amino-acid sequence MTEPVRLSKRLIEVIGCSRREAELYIEGGWVTVDGVVVEEPQFKVSEQRVELLADAVLTPAEPVTLLLNVPAGHYPDRAIENIGVANHWADDASGIRPLKSHFARLNSCAPLQVGADGLHVLTQDWRIERKLKEDLNKLEQEYVVEVLGTLSASQLKRLAHGLTFNGVALPPCKVSWQNETRLRFALKNPLPGQLVFMCNSVDLKVLGMKRIRIGGVSMAKVQPGQWRYLAGKERF is encoded by the coding sequence ATGACCGAGCCTGTTCGCCTGTCCAAACGCCTGATTGAAGTGATCGGCTGTTCGCGCCGCGAGGCCGAGCTGTATATCGAGGGCGGCTGGGTCACGGTGGATGGTGTGGTGGTCGAAGAGCCGCAATTCAAAGTCAGCGAGCAACGCGTTGAGCTGCTCGCCGATGCCGTGTTGACCCCCGCCGAACCCGTCACCCTGCTGTTGAATGTACCGGCCGGGCATTACCCGGATCGCGCCATCGAGAACATCGGCGTGGCCAACCATTGGGCGGACGACGCGTCCGGCATCCGCCCGCTGAAAAGCCATTTCGCTCGCCTGAACAGCTGCGCACCGCTGCAAGTCGGGGCCGACGGCCTGCATGTGCTTACCCAGGACTGGCGCATCGAGCGCAAGCTCAAGGAAGACCTAAACAAGCTCGAGCAGGAATATGTGGTCGAGGTGCTCGGCACCTTGAGCGCCAGCCAACTCAAACGCCTGGCCCACGGTCTGACCTTCAATGGCGTGGCGTTGCCGCCGTGCAAAGTCAGCTGGCAGAACGAAACGCGCCTACGCTTCGCCTTGAAGAATCCGCTGCCCGGCCAGCTGGTCTTCATGTGCAACAGTGTCGACCTCAAGGTACTGGGCATGAAGCGCATCCGCATTGGCGGCGTGTCGATGGCCAAGGTACAGCCGGGGCAATGGCGCTACCTGGCTGGCAAAGAACGTTTCTAA
- a CDS encoding SDR family oxidoreductase, with amino-acid sequence MHPYFDLQGRTALVTGGTRGIGKMIAKAFVEAGATVYVCARDGEACAQTAAELSAFGTCHGIAANLASEEGVQVLAQQLTEQIGSLDILVNNAGTTWGAPLESYPAKGWEKVMQLNVTSVFSCIQQLLPLLRKAGSAANPARVINIGSVAGMTSHGENAYAYGPSKAALHQLSRMLARELVREHINVNVIAPGRFPSKMTQHIAGDAAAMAEDTALIPMQRWGREEEMAALAISLASTAGAYITGAIIPIDGGFSL; translated from the coding sequence ATGCACCCCTACTTTGATCTGCAAGGCCGCACCGCCCTGGTGACCGGCGGCACCCGCGGCATCGGCAAGATGATCGCCAAAGCATTTGTCGAGGCCGGCGCAACGGTCTATGTCTGCGCCCGCGATGGCGAGGCCTGCGCGCAAACCGCCGCTGAACTCTCCGCCTTCGGCACCTGCCATGGCATCGCCGCCAATCTGGCCAGCGAAGAAGGCGTACAGGTATTGGCTCAGCAATTAACTGAGCAGATCGGCAGCCTGGATATTCTGGTCAACAACGCTGGCACCACCTGGGGCGCACCGCTGGAAAGCTATCCGGCCAAGGGCTGGGAGAAAGTCATGCAGCTCAATGTCACTTCGGTGTTCAGCTGCATCCAGCAGTTGCTGCCGCTGCTGCGCAAAGCCGGCAGCGCGGCCAACCCGGCGCGGGTGATCAACATTGGTTCGGTGGCGGGCATGACCTCGCACGGCGAAAATGCCTACGCTTACGGCCCGAGCAAAGCGGCGCTGCATCAGCTGTCACGCATGCTCGCCCGCGAACTGGTGCGCGAGCACATCAACGTCAACGTAATTGCCCCTGGGCGCTTCCCGAGCAAGATGACCCAGCATATCGCCGGCGATGCAGCCGCCATGGCCGAAGACACGGCCCTGATCCCCATGCAGCGCTGGGGCCGTGAAGAAGAAATGGCCGCCCTGGCGATCAGCCTGGCCAGCACCGCCGGTGCCTACATAACGGGCGCAATCATCCCCATCGACGGCGGTTTTAGCCTCTAG
- a CDS encoding DUF1456 family protein, translating to MLNNDILRSLRYTLDISDAQMAEIFQLSGKKITVAELSPLLKKDDEEGFSACDDELMAHFLDGLVYYKRGKDDSRPGQPFELPITNNIVLKKLRVAFELKEDDMHAVMNSVDCPVSKPEMSALFRKFGHSNYRTCGDQFLRNFLKGLTLRVRGE from the coding sequence ATGCTTAATAACGACATACTGCGCAGCCTGCGCTACACCCTCGACATCAGCGATGCGCAGATGGCCGAGATCTTCCAGCTGAGCGGCAAAAAAATCACCGTCGCTGAACTCAGCCCATTGCTGAAAAAAGACGATGAAGAAGGTTTTAGCGCTTGCGACGATGAGCTGATGGCGCACTTCCTTGATGGCTTGGTGTATTACAAGCGTGGCAAAGACGACAGCCGCCCGGGCCAACCCTTCGAGCTGCCAATCACCAACAACATCGTGTTGAAGAAATTGCGTGTGGCCTTCGAGCTGAAAGAAGACGACATGCACGCGGTCATGAACAGCGTCGACTGCCCGGTTTCCAAACCGGAAATGAGCGCCCTGTTCCGCAAATTCGGCCACAGCAATTACCGCACCTGCGGTGATCAGTTCCTGCGTAACTTCCTCAAGGGCCTGACCCTGCGCGTACGCGGCGAGTAA